Below is a genomic region from Triticum dicoccoides isolate Atlit2015 ecotype Zavitan chromosome 5A, WEW_v2.0, whole genome shotgun sequence.
GACAACCTAAACTACCTGCTCCCtaaacaaaaacaaccaaaaccacCTACTCCCtaaacaaaaaacaagcaaaaccACCTACTCCCTAAACAATAATTGGTACTTCTAATTATACATCTACATCTACATCCCCTGCTGATGATGCTAAAATACCTCAGAAATATGGAAGACCTGGAGTACATCTACATCTACATCAATAGCATTATCCAGTAACACAAATTAATCCAGCAACAAAAATTTATAGCATTATCCAGCAACACAAAATAATAGCATTATCCAGCAACACAAATTAATCCAGCTTAAATTCAGTACAAATGTCTTGCATTTTTAGTGCCACAAATAGCAGATAGAGTACTCTAGCAGATACAACTACAATAACATTGAATCATTCATCAACTATCTCTTTGATCTTCCTGATCTTCCCCTTGGTGGCCTCCTTCTCTTTGAACAGATCACCTATAGTGTACTCCAGGTGCCTTTTCTCTTGCTtccacttctccttctcctccaacagCATGGCCCTCTCCTGCTTGATCTTGTCCATCTCCtgcacaagcttcaccttctcttcCTTCTCTTGGTCTCTCTCTTCCTCTGCTTTGGCGCTCAGCACTTGATGAATGTTAGTGTCTGATTTGTCAGCCAAGTTCTTTCTCTTGATCTGTTCCTTCAGGTCACTAATAACCAACCTTGCATTGCCTAACTGGGTAATTGCATCCTCCTTGTCAGCCACcattttggcaaagtcaactttaaAAAACCTCAGGTCATTTTCCATCTTCCTCTTCTCTTCCATTACCTTCACTACTTCTTCAGCATTAACAACATTCTGCCTCAACCTATTGGTCAACTCCTCCTCATGCATAGTCCAGATGGTATTTAAAGCTTGCTTCAATTGGACTGGCCACTCTAGGTCAATCCAGTCCACAAAGTTGCACTTGGGTACATCCTATGAATGTATGAACAAAGGACATATAATTAAACCAATTTCTAAAAACATTAgtgataaaaataaaaaacaacaatCCATTAATTATCCATGTTTCTAGTACTGCATTGTCTACACCTAGATAGCAAATATAGAGCTAAAATGATTTAAAAACAGAATGGCCACAACCTATAAGAAATTGGAAACTGCCTAATCTCAGACTTAATGTACAAAAGTACTCCACTGCCTACTGCTATTGTATCAAGATTTATGGTCAGAGATATATAGTTTACTGCCTAATTTCAGACTTATTGTATCAGTCAACTCAGCACTTCAGTGGATTCACATATTTCAGACCAATTCTATCAGTAATGAATTCACATGTTTCACAAAATCACTTCAACACTTCAAGAAGTAATTGAACTGGTCAGAAAATCACCTTTTCTCCACACCCCAGGAACCTCCTGCCACTGTCAGTCCATTCAAAAGCAACAAACTTCTCACAGGGCGCACGATGCTCACAACGTGCAGGATGATTCAAAGCAATGCCGCTCCATTCCGTGCACTCCATTTTGGCAGGTACCTAGGCAGAGGGAAAAATGAAGTCAATTGCTATCGGGAAGAAATTCCCCTTtctccctaaccctaaccctagatgCACAAGAGCAGAATCTTACCCGGCTCACATCGTCAGAGGAAGAGTCGGAACAGTCGGAAGGCTCAGACCAAGAAACCATGTCTCCCCTCCCGTCAGCGGTGCGAAGCTGCtcgcgacgacggcggcggcggcggcgggaggtgcgACGCGAGAAAGGAAGGAGTAGAGCAGAGAAGAGAGCGGTTGGGGAGGAATGCCCTAACGTGCGCGCACTGGACTTAACTAGCGGGGTCCTAACGGCCGTTTCCGCTTTGCCGTTTGCCCTTTGCCACGTGGCTCCGACAGGTGGGCCCGATAAGTCAGATTCTCAGTTAGTCGCGGCTCACAGCACGTTTAGTGGTTTTTGTTACTCACTTGCCGAGGAAGTGGtggttttttgaaatttttgacaaAAGTGTTGGTTTTGCAGTATCCTTGCCACAAATGTGATGGTTTTCAGCAATTTACTCGCATGTGGGCGACCTCCACATCGCTCGGCCTGGCAGTTCCGTCCACCGCCACCATCAGGAACGGATCGCCGCGGTGTGTCCAGGGCCCATTGTTGAGGATGAAGCGACGATCTCCCTCGCGCTCGAACTCAAGCAGGAAGCGGTTGTTTTTTAGCGGCGAGTAGTTGAGGCGCCCCCTCAACCCCCACTTGTTCCTCAACTCCTGGAAGAGCCCCCCGACGCTGAAGAGCTGAACCGAGAAGAACAAGCCAATGGCAAGCCACCGCGATCTCATGGcagccctctcctttgacaggtctAGGGATACAACATTCGGGGCCTGCACATCCATACTGACAGGGAAAACAGGAGCCACACCAGCACCGGATCCTCCATACCTCGCTCCCTGGGACGTCACCTCGCCTTGCCCGTGCAGGATCGCCATGGCCATGAGAAGGCCCGCCGCGCTCCATGGGCCTCGCGCCCTGCCCAAGCTTGCCGTTCGAGGCCACCTCTTCGCCCTGGTTCATGGGCTCCTTGTTCTTGCGAAGCTCCTGGGACGCCATGGTTAGGGTTCTCTCTCTGAAGAAAGCGTGTGATTGGATCTGGGGTTCTTCCACCCCCGCGCTGTGGAAATTTATACCCCCAATACTTGGCTCTTCAACTGGCAATCCATCCACGAGGGGTGATTCACTCTGATTTCCTGCAACTGGTTGCTCTTGTATTTCGCTACGAATTGGATATAGGCCGCCTCCTTTGTCTGGTGGATCAGCATATTTTGATTCCCCGTAGACCCTTTCCTTGAGATCATGATCTCTTTCCACAAATTTGCTCCCCCAATCCTCTCTCATCTGCTCCATCTTATCTCTCATTTTCCTTAGCCCGTGATCCTGATCCCCACCTCGGGGGATTTTTTGATTCGCCAGAGTCGCCTTCCTTTTCACCACATACGTACTCACTGCTTTTCTTGCCTTGATCCATGATTCTCTCAGCCCTAACGGGTCCTCACCTCCATACCGAAGCCAATCCTCATCTGCAATCTTTCTCTCACTCTCCATCCCAATATCTCTCACTGTATTACCGTCTGTATGTATAGTTGATGAGAAGCTTAACcttattttagtgagagatcaataCGTTGATAAGGGTGCGCGTCCCGACCCCGAGGGTCAGTTTAAATTGGTTTCTATGTGAAGTCTTCTTCCTTTCTGACAGTGCTGCCTCACCTAAACGGCAGTAAAATGGCGCGATGAGATCGACCTTAAAACGATGGACGAAAGGGGATGGATGAATAGCATCGCCCAACGTACAAACTGAAGCCAATATGCACCAACCCTCGACCAAATAATAAACAGATGGACTGAAGCTAACTACACAGACCAGGTTTTGTTTGGCGCTGAATTATATTACTTGCCTGCTCCCGTCACCTCGTCTTCCCTGATGGTACAGGTGATGAGGTCACTGCTGAACCAAACTACCGGTCGTTAGGTTGTCTAACCTCGGAACTAATTGCTGCAGGTTCTGGTTAATTAATCGAACATGGAACCGCCAAGCATTACTTGGTGCATACAAGAAGTTCGAGGGTAGACTTTCAGGTGTCATGTTGAAATGTCACTTGCTTGCTTCGGATGCGTACAAACATATTAGTGCGGATCAAATTATACTCCCTAGTATGTTTGTCCGCATCCGAAGCTCATACTGTAGttttttagagcaactccaacgggctgaCACAAACAGACAGCGATTTCGTTCGTTTTTTATCTGTTTCGGTCGGTCAGATGAACACGGATGTTCGCTTCCGCATTTGGGTAAGCGCCTGCGCCTAACGCTGGCCCGAGGCCCATTTTGACGGCGTCAAAAATATAAACGCATGCATATTTAAAAAAAGAGAAAcaacattaattaaacattaaagccggccacgaaggccggcgagagtccacgcgtccacatttgcattaaaaaaataaaaacagcctAAACTACAAGGTGGCGCGCTGCCCTAGgtgtcgtcgtcgtcctcggggtttgtgaggtcgatgagcgtcggcgccggCCCGGCCCAGGCGAACGCCGTGTTCCAGAGCGCCGCAATGTCGGGCAGTGCCGGCGCAGGCAGAGCCGGGCGGGGAGCTGTGCGGCCGCCTGTGCAGccgcggcctggcgcgcctcctcctcggcctcacGCGCCTcctcctggaggtcgcgctcgagcatctcctcGTACTCGCCTTGACGGCGCTCCTCTGCCAGCCGGCGCTGGCGCCACATCTCGAGGTAGGCCTGCTCCTGCGCCGGCGTAACCCCCAGCCAAACCGGTGGCGCGGACACTCACTCGCGCACCACTTCATTCCAGGAGAATCGCGCGATGGGCTCGGGCTCGGGCTCCGGCTGCGGCTCCGGCTTGTTGGGGGACGGCGGGGCCAACGGCGGCACCACGCTATCGCCCGCCGCGTAGAGGACAAGGGCCTTCGCCATTGCCGCCTCGTAGCGGGCCTCCTCTTTCGcatccgcctccgccgcctccgctccGCGCCGCTCGTCCTCCTTGCTCTCCCGGTAGACggccgcaagggccgcctggtaggCGTCCTCCGCCGCCTGGTCCTCCTCGCGGACGACCAACGGCGTTTCCCTCCGGTCGACCTCGCGCACgccccgtcgcctcgcctcctcgtactcgaaggcgaaccacctcgcccagttgggcgagtcggtTGAGTAGGCATTGTCGAGgcgctgctccggcgtcagcagcgcccgccggcgccgcacctcctccgcatGAGCACGAGCTGACCGCGGCGCCGCCGACACTGGGATCCTATCTGGATCCAGATGACAGTCGTGCGGCAGCGTCACGTCCGGATACGGCAGAGGCCGGCGGTtctgccagtgccactccgcctggtgcactggcacACTGACGTGCTGCCTCTGCCGGCGAGGCGCCGACGGGGGTGGGAGGAACTCGGAGGGGAAAGGGGTGGCGGgggacttgcccttggccttgctgccGCTGGCGCCGGAGAAGAGGCTCATCGTCGCTGTGGTTGTGCTGGCTAGGGTTTGCCGGTGACGAGGGAGCAAGGTGGGCAGACGGGGACGGCGAgtttggatgaggacggccccgccgcacggtcggcttaaaaaagAACGAGCGCCGTCGCTGACGCGTAAGCCCgtcgtcataaattaagctgaccgcgtGGGCAGCGGGTAGTTGGACGGCTGTCATGTGAGGACGCGGCGGATAGCTAGAAGGTGCGCGAAGCGTCCGTTCGGTGTCCGCGCTGACACATTTGGGGCgtaaatttgggccgcaaatgcgtcggcgcggacgcgacgCGGACGTGATTTGGGTTTGGGTCAGCGCGTTGGACCGCCACTTTTGTCCGCGCTGATCCAAACGGATGCAGGCGGACAAAATGGGTTGGCCCTTTGGAGTTGCTCTTATTGACCGTGCCACGATTTAGCAAGGAAAATGTAGTTAATTTTGGGTATCAACCAAACATGCTCCGATGCTCGTACTATTTTCCATCAACTGAAAACATACATGCCCTGTACGTTTTGGCCAAAACCGTGTAAAAAGAGGGATACAGTGAGATCATAGTCGTTTCATGTGTTCTGGTCATAGACCGATGATGGGCCTAACACTGAAGACAGTAGAATCTGAACATTTACTTGACTAAACATCATCTCCCAGTTTCTGAACCCATTTGCCTGCTTCAGCCGCTGCCGTTCGTGCTACAGTGTCAGGGCATCCTGCAGAGATCATGCTCCGCATGTAGTTAAAGCAAATCCAGTAATCCACTGCCTATGTCCACAAGCAACTGTTTGCATCCCTCCGTTTCTTCTCAGCAACTTATAGCGTGTGGTTCTTGGCAATGCGCCGATGCTACTGAACCTATTGTTCACGTTGATTCATCGATCCATCTTGTCACATCAATATTCAGAAATTTAGAAGAACTCTCGACCAAGTGTTCAGGAGCCACGGGGCATTGTTTAGCACACATACACCGCTGTTCAGGAGCCACAAGTGCAGAGTATACAAAATCACATAGGGATAGAGGTTTGGAGCGCAGATGACTAGTAGTTACAAATCACAAGGGCTTGTGAACGATGATGAACGGCTCACTGAATGCGGCGGAGACGCGGAGTTACTCTCCGCCGGTGGAGCTGGTGGTTGACTTCTTGTTGTAGGCCGGCATGATGTCCTACCTAGACAAGCAAATGTGTAGAGATCATCATAAGTAAGAGACAAAAGAATATGCAACACCCATAAGAATGGAGTGGGAGGGGGAGAAGCAGAGTTCGGCTCTCTCAGTTATGTTGCCATACGAGCTTGTCAGCTCTGTGAAATGTTTTGTTCTTTTTTCAACTATCCAAGTGCTTGTTAATGTGTTGTCTACAAATTGATGCCCTTGTTACCCTGTATTTTGGGACACTGCCTTTTTCATGAGAACCCATTCATCATCTTATTTTTGGTGTTATCACATAGTGGCAAACTACTTGCCTGGTAGCTAGAGTAGTACTAGTTACTAGCAACTTGTAACCGATGAATATGCTATTGAGTATGTTACATCATCACTTTGCCCATGCGACAATGCTACATCTACGTAATCTTTCTTACATAGTTAACGTAATAGGCCAAATGGCAATTTGTGATTGGAGTCCGAGGAAGGTGAGGCTCACCCCACTTGAAATCAGGAGGGTAGAATTATTGTGGGAAGGTTAATTAAAAATTTACGTTAGCCTTCGTAAATGTATCATTATCGTTTTGCATGCCAGTAGCGTGCTGGTTGGCACTGCCTGTTTGTTGTGCTCATGACTACAAATGCATGTCAGCATGTACACGGTTTTGCGTTTCAACAAAAAAACACCAGGTACCTATATTTCTAGTAGTACCAGCAGGAATATGGTGCATGAATTTATATCAGGTCACTTTTACATGCAAGTACTACTAGTAGCTAGCTGGAATCGTACCACACTGCACTAAAAGTAGACAGGCTCATCGATCAGCCATGGATAGCTAGCTTGTACATGTTCATGGCCGTCGACCAAACAAATTTATGGAGTGTCTCGTCTACTGCTCGAGAGCTAGCACTGCTCATGCATGGAGTAAATGGCACTCGCGGTGTAAGAACTTGTTTCGCGGGTGCACTTTAGTCACACAACTTGCAAACTGGAAAAACCCGTCACAGAACTTGTGTTGCGTGTGCATTTAAATCACACACGCGAGCTGAACCGGTCGGACGCCCGGTTTTCTCTGTTCTGAGGTCACATGCGGCGCACGTGGCAGCTGTGGAGGGCTGGATTTTTGTAGATAGCCCCCTGAACTCTCACGTAACGCCGCATTGTTACTACCTCTGTTTGCTGCCGATGGGAGAGGAGACAGGCAGCGCTGCTGCCTCATCGAGCTCGTCCGCGGCCAGGCCGCCATCGCCGACGGTGTGGTGGCGTACAAGACACGCCCGCGGAAATCCTGCTTGAGGGCCGGCATGGCAGCCGTGCGGGCGATGGCAACCCGCCCGCGCTCCGGCCGCATCTTCGGCTCGGCGCGTTGCCACATCTCTTGAGGAAAGACATTCGAGTCCCGGATGCGAGGCCATGCACGGCGGGCGCCAAAGACCTCGCTTCACCGACGCCGGTACTGGTACATGCATATGTGCTGATCTTAGTTGGTCACTCACTTGCGCGTCCGCCAGATGATTCATGTGGATTCACCCTGTTTTCAGTTGAGCTGAAGCTTTcctctgctgcttcttcttcttcctcctcttcgattTGCAGGAGAGTAGTAGTACTATAATAACAAATCcaatgaaggaggaggaggaggccctgcGCCTCACGATCAGTAGCCCAAGAGACCGCCGCACCACTCCATCGACATCCCGGCGGAGAGCAGCGCGCCCCTCACACCGATGGCGGCATCAGAGGCACCAGAAGCTGTAGCAGCAACACCGGGCTCCAACGCCAGCAGAAAGTCCGGCTCAGGTTCCGTTCCGGCAAGCCGCCGGCGCCGCAGCGCACGCCGTCCTGCCGGGAGGGGGCAGCTTCAAGTCGTCGGTCAGAGGCTATGAGACGTCCCTCTCCAGGCTCTTCAGTGGAAGGATCGCTAGGACCTCGTCGCTCCTGACGGCGGACGATGGCGTGCTCTCGGCCTCCGTGCACACCGCCAACAAGACGCCGCCGAGTGTTCCTGCCGCCGCTGTAAGAATTTTGAtctagttttatttttctttgtttggATTATGACGACCGTGAACTTATCCGAACTAATTTGGTGGCAGGAGAAGACGGGTATGCACCGGTCGcagtccctcccgatgaacatgaagtTGAGCTCGGCCAAAAGCATCAAGAGGATGAACTCGCTCGACGGCGTGTACCGCGTCGTCCCCTCCACGCCATGagcccccgccgccaccgccgcggcgAGCAATGTCGTGCCGGACATAGTCCCCATAGAACCAGGTGGGTGGATGCACATCACTCTCCAACATTCAGTCTGAATTCTGCTGCTACCTCTCTAGCATCGGTCTAAATTCCGTCACATAGAGTTCCTGAAACTGTGCACACAATGTGCTAATGGGTGACACCGTCTAGCTGCTCcatgagaatggagggagtatcaatgCGGCATTACATGAGAGTTCAGGGGGCTATCTGTAAAAATACAGCCCTCCACGTCCACCACGTGACCTCAGAACAGAGAAAATCAGGTGTCCGAACCGGTTCAGCTCGCGTGTGTGACTTAAATGCACCCGCAACGCAAGTTCTGTGACGGATTTTTCCGATTTGCAAGTTGTGTGACTAAAGTGCACTCGCAGAACAAGTTCTTAGACCGCGAGTGCCATTTACTCTCATGCATGCATGACAACAGCGAGATGAGACACTACACACACTTCTTGGCCTTGGCAAAGCTGAAGAGTTCAGTTATTTGGGTCATTTGTTTACGCGAAGTAGTACTCTTCGGCCCTAGCTCTTTAGCCTATGCCGTAAGACATTCTCTATGGCCTAACTGAGGCGGAAGAGTGCCtcaacggggtcatatatttgtaatTAACAAATTAAGTCAGTTATTTTCGAAATTTGTTATAAAAAAGTTATATTAAAAAAAGTTCCACGGCGACGGCCACACTTCTAATGTTGATGGTATGAGAACTCTGGAAGTAGAGGAACGCGAGGGTCTTCCAAGACGAATCCATCTTGCCTTCAAGGACCTTGGCAATGATTAAGAATGAAGGTAAAAATGAGTTCTATCATGCCGCGAGAATAGGCTTGTTGTGTTATGGTGCCGTTTATTGAAGAGTAATGGACCTTTCAATTCTGTTTTACCCCCCTTCTTTATAATTAGATGAGGCAAAGGTTTTGCCTCTGTTTTGAAAAAAAGTTCTTGTAATGTGTTGTCTACAAATTGACGCTCTTGTTACCTTGTATTTTGGACAGCGCCTTTTCATAAGAACCCATTCATCAGCTTATTTTTGGTCTTACTCCTGTACGTGCAGTGGTAAACTACTTGTATGGTAGTTAAGAGTGGTGGTTACTTGCAACTTATAGCTGATGAAAACGTTATTAGTAGTATGTTACAGCATCACCTTGCCTATTTTTCAAGCCAATATTATTCTGCGTGCCATTGCATGTAGTACTACAAATGTATGTAAGCATGTGCACTCAATGAGTGCACTGTACCAAACGGCCCTTGGTTAGCTATCAACAAAAAAAATGAAACCAATGACTGCACGGAGAAAGGTTGAGGTACCGCCATCCACGGTCGCCCTATTTAGTTGCCGTGTCTCCTCAACCAATCCGACAAATCGGGTGGTGATTCGGTTTTCCTTGTCTCAGATTTGGTGTTTCTTGGTTTTACATGTAAACTTAGGGAGGATTTGCTACAACAATGGTGaaaaaaataaattatatatatttTAAAGTGGGAGAGGGTGCACCGAAATGCAAATCCTGGGTTTTGGTCCATACTTTTTGGTATTGAGTGACCTGACCCTCACGAACTTTGCGATAGGGCGTTACGGGCCCTCTTTTAAGATTGTGTGACCGGGACCGCGAATAGGATTGGAATACCTTCCAATCGGAGACATGGTACACTGGAGGTCCTTTATTCATGCCCTTTTCTTTGGGGAGCTAAATTGCCATGTTTATCCACACGCCACACACTCTATGTTGGGAATATTACTATTGAGCGTAAACCGGCCTATGTGGGCCGGGTTAACTTTATCAGTAACTCAagagtgttaaagcccaagaagatagatgagggcctgaggcccgtagtcggtttaagacttgtagccgtaaaccggcatctGTATGTAAACTTATAGTGTAAGATAGGAATAAGGAAAGActaacccggatacgaatatgaaccggtgttaggactatgtgaaccgacgggcgtcactcgtggatataaggggacgacccggcggcggttcaggacgacATACAACAACtcaagacttaggcgaagcttgtttgctccctagtcatcgaaaccccatcaattccatcacaactagacgtaggcttttatcttcatcgaaggggccgaactagtataaactctcttgcgtccctgtgtccgctttaacctcttcaagctaacccgttgcgatggctccacgactaagtcctttcacgaagacatctgctgtgacaaaaccacgacagttggcgcccaccgtggggctatcgcacgatgattTCAAGtttttggagggccgctttgaaggactcgagggctacgctgtgggccggatgactaagagtcgtcgcggcaagctctacatcgacgatgcaggctggggccccgaggccgggtcagttgagtacgggtaccggttcccctttggtggcatacacgttttcatcggcaagatcggtgaaccggaccctgagccggacatctgcaccgaccccgtcgaaacggctcagcgt
It encodes:
- the LOC119300322 gene encoding uncharacterized protein LOC119300322, coding for MHGGRQRPRFTDAGTAFLCCFFFFLLFDLQESSSTIITNPMKEEEEALRLTIKSPAQVPFRQAAGAAAHAVLPGGGSFKSSVRGYETSLSRLFSGRIARTSSLLTADDGVLSASVHTANKTPPSVPAAAEKTGMHRSQSLPMNMKLSSAKSIKRMNSLDGVYRVVPSTP